A window of the Pseudomonas fluorescens genome harbors these coding sequences:
- the glnK gene encoding P-II family nitrogen regulator, which yields MKLVTAIIKPFKLDDVRESLSEIGVQGITVTEVKGFGRQKGHTELYRGAEYVVDFLPKVKIDVAIDDKDLDRVIEAITKAANTGKIGDGKIFVVNLEQAIRIRTGETDTDAI from the coding sequence ATGAAGCTAGTCACTGCCATCATCAAGCCGTTCAAGTTGGACGACGTGCGCGAGTCGCTGTCCGAAATCGGCGTGCAGGGCATTACCGTTACTGAAGTCAAAGGCTTCGGTCGGCAGAAGGGTCACACCGAGCTGTATCGCGGCGCGGAGTATGTGGTCGATTTTCTGCCCAAGGTGAAAATCGACGTTGCCATCGACGACAAGGATCTGGATCGGGTTATCGAGGCGATAACCAAGGCTGCCAACACCGGCAAGATCGGTGACGGCAAGATCTTCGTGGTCAATCTGGAACAGGCGATCCGCATCCGTACCGGCGAAACCGATACCGACGCGATCTAA
- a CDS encoding accessory factor UbiK family protein, which yields MLAPKDFLDALSGTASRLFSGDTPLPKAEIESQFKMLLQSAFSKLDLVSREEFDSQMVVLARTRARLESLEAKVAEMEAKLTPPAE from the coding sequence ATGCTCGCGCCCAAAGACTTCCTCGACGCCCTGAGCGGCACCGCCTCCCGCCTGTTCAGCGGCGACACGCCGTTGCCAAAAGCCGAAATCGAAAGCCAGTTCAAGATGCTGCTGCAAAGCGCCTTCAGCAAACTGGACCTGGTAAGCCGCGAAGAGTTTGACAGTCAGATGGTAGTGCTGGCGCGCACTCGCGCCCGGCTCGAGAGCCTTGAGGCGAAGGTGGCGGAAATGGAAGCGAAGCTGACGCCGCCGGCTGAGTGA
- a CDS encoding HigA family addiction module antitoxin yields the protein MTKNGMRPVHPGEILKEEYLEPLSLTAAALARALSVSTPTVNDIVLQRRGISADMALRLSICLDTTPEFWLNLQSTYDLRKAEIERGASIRDQVERLAHCA from the coding sequence ATGACTAAGAATGGTATGCGTCCGGTCCATCCCGGCGAGATCCTCAAAGAGGAGTACCTGGAACCTCTGAGCCTTACAGCTGCTGCGTTGGCGAGAGCATTGAGTGTGTCTACTCCAACGGTGAACGACATTGTTCTACAGCGACGAGGTATCAGCGCTGATATGGCGTTAAGGCTTTCAATCTGCCTGGATACCACTCCCGAGTTTTGGCTGAACCTGCAATCGACTTACGATTTGCGAAAAGCTGAAATTGAGAGAGGAGCTTCCATCCGTGATCAAGTGGAGCGGCTGGCGCATTGCGCTTGA
- a CDS encoding type II toxin-antitoxin system RelE/ParE family toxin, with translation MIVSFRCSETEYLFRSGKTRFWSAILSVAERKLTMLDAAAVLADLRSPPGNRLETLEGDRKGQYSIRINAQWRICFVWGLNGPEDVEIVDYH, from the coding sequence ATGATCGTTAGCTTCAGATGTTCTGAAACCGAATACCTGTTCCGTAGCGGTAAAACCCGTTTCTGGTCAGCCATATTGAGTGTCGCGGAACGTAAGCTGACGATGCTTGATGCGGCAGCTGTGTTGGCTGATCTTCGGTCTCCTCCGGGAAATCGACTGGAGACCCTGGAAGGTGATCGAAAGGGGCAATACAGCATCCGGATCAATGCTCAATGGCGAATTTGCTTCGTCTGGGGCCTTAATGGTCCTGAGGATGTTGAAATCGTCGATTATCACTGA